The genomic stretch tgatttggtgCATCTGAAGTCAATACCAAGTgacgactcctattttttcttaaaaacccattttagattattattttgggctcaaatcgtcgcatttttttaaatcccattttagacccttttctttttctttattctctaaaaatcaaaaaactcattttcactcaaaattaatcaaaaaattcattttttataagtcgtaattttatttttcaaaaaatggggcgcgacagctaaCGACTCCATTGGGAATTTTTTTTAGAGAGTCCGAGTATTTGATTTAGTcgatccttttctttttctaacctttttacatatcacattaggatGTTTtaagttgcattttttttcttcttaggGTTTTTTGCATTTCACACATGCAATTGTTTCTTGATATCCGTGTATGTGATGAataatttgtttatttactttcatttactTATGCTTACGTATTTATATCGCATTTTGCATCTTAGGAGGGATAGCCACCCTTGAACCTTCACCCACATTTGATGGTAtttaatccctcccctcaaaggagcacttcatacgtgcatacgctatTTATTTACAACCCttcatcttattttcttttagtggttGTCATACTACTcaaccctattaggattagaatcgatccacttggacatgtggcaatagcacgacgtgtgcgtagcaaagTCCGAGGGATCACTCGAACCACCGACTAAAGGTCATGGGATTGATGACTCTTCACCTTTTGATCTGATGGTTTGGGAGTCTGAAACCTtaatcgagtctagatgcattagtgaatccaacctcatgcatccatattagaaatcaCTTAGGATAGTGTCAACCTTACCCAACTAGGAACACTAGACACGAGGGGATGGAttacacctttttttttctttaattgccTTCTATTTTTTTCCTATTATTTTTGCTTGCTCCAATGTGAACTAACCTTTCTTTGTTCTATTGCATTCATCAGTCTTAGAAATAAGAGTTCTGGCATGATACTCTTTTAGAATCTACCCTTTTAGATAGATTATTACACGTTTAAATTTCaatatattgcattcataggtTAATTGCACATCATTTTAGACCTACCCTGGCATACAAAGGGtccctttaggtcatgttttcattttaatttgcaaatttaattgctttgataaattggcatcatgcataaaccttagAGGAAATGCTATTTAGGAAATCCCATGTTAAGAATAAGCCAACCCCATATTTTcatgggtatttaaccctgTTTTGGGATTTTCAcgtttaaattccaattttgCCGGAAAAATGGGATCTGTAGGTAAGGTACTTGATACTAATTTCTTGTCTCTAGATGCAACGTCCTCGACGAGTCCAGCAAATGCTAGTAGCATGGATTGAGGTATAGAGGTGGCCTGCATTGCTTTCATCTAGTGAAATTTATCAAGTAGTCTCTCACTTAGGACCAATCGGGAATTTTAAGGATATCAAATTAGACGGTTACTTAGTAGAGGCTTTGATACATTTGTGGGACCTTATTTACTCCGCATTTAAAATAGGCAAGAAGAAAACGACCGTGACAATTGAGGAGGTATCTGACCTTCTTAATTTACCGATTCATGGTACTGCTGTAATATTTTCGTTCGTGTCTAGCAAGGTTGAGTTCTGCCATTTCACTAGGTTAAAGGAATCCGTAATATAAGGGTTTGATCAAGGCATAGATGTGAAATCCCTATTCGACTGATTTGTATTGAGAAATGGGTTTGAGAGACACTTAGGAGATTTTTCATTTATGTCCAAGGCAATGTGGGAGCGTAAAAACTGTGGGTATATGGATTGGTTATGACCGGAACTTACCTTTTctgaggaaaaacaagaagatagCTTTTAAACTCACCAAAGTCATGTTTGATTTGTTTCTAGGGATAAAAGATAGACAATACTCTATTATTCCGACTATCTTAGCCGATATCTTTGTAGCATGTACTACTTGTCAAAGGAGTGAAAAATTCTTTCATGGATCCAATTTAGCTCTTCAAATGTGGGCTATGGAGCATTTTATGAGACGATCACCTATTCCTGACAGTCTGTCAATGTCTGGGTATAATTGGGTAGTCACGTATCACAAGAGGGTTAATGGAAATGGTTTGCCAAATAATACATTTGAGTATATGGATTTCTTAAAAAACTTGCTTGATCAGAATATTAGATGGGTTTTAGATTGGACTAATTATGTTAAACCTGTACTTCGCACCAAAGCATCAGAGTTCATTCCATTGCTAGTCACCCAGGGTATCATGGCTTATACTCCGAAGAGGTTTCTCCGACAGTTGGGCCGTATTCAAAAATTGCCGTATATATTTGATTTAACCGAATTCACCATTGTTTCTGACAAAGGGATGTGTCCAAATGAAATGTCGATGCAAATTCCTATCATTGTGGCCTAGCGAATATTGTCCGACGATGAGCATGTCAAGTACATTCTAGAACTCAAGTAAAAAGGTTTAGTAACTCCGCAGTATAAGAATTGATTTAAGAGTTTTGGTACACAAGAATTGCAAGACCAACCATCCAAGGAGGTCAAGAAATTAATGGTCATTATTGAAGCCAAAGACAGAAATTTGCAACTAAAAGAGTCCGTTAAAACTAGCAAGGAGATGGCAGAGAAGCATAAGGAGGCATGTGAAAAGATGCGAGAGAAACACcaagaattgaaaagaaaatgtggaGAACTGTACGATCAATTGGAACACATGAGAAATCCTTATACCAGAGAATCCAAAGATGTTGTAATACATAGGTTGCAAAGGTTTAATGACTTTGTACGAGACCGTCTTTGAGAAATGATGtaaataatatttataaaattgaaaatttggaaatttgaaaTGACTTTTCTTTTGTGCAAAATGGTGGTCAAAAGCAGGTTTTATAAACGGGTCCCACttcgaaggtgttgcatcatgttaggcttacccttggcataaaaagagCTCCTCAATAAGACATGCATCCAaattactttaatttttattaatttgctttttttttcttttttttcgtcAGTAGTTAATTAAGAGGGGAATctaaataggatttttcctaaATCTTCAAGTAATTGCAAACATAGCTACACAAAGAAACCCCATCATTACACGATCACGCAGCCGAGTTTTGAGAAATAATATAAACATGAATGCACATCCTAAATCATTCGATAGGTCTGCAGCGACGTCATTAGCCGACCTTGCAAATCTGGGAGCTCAATTGAGCGAAGTGTTAAACAAATTCAGTGAGTTAAGTATGGAGATGACTGCACAACGACGCGTGATTGATCAGTTGGTTACTGGTAGCAGCAGTGGTGTCTAGCATGATCCCCTGCATGCTAGTGAAACTGAACCGCAACCACTACCCATACCCCGTATTCAAACTCCTTTTGCTCCATATTTCGTAAATCCACCTGAGGAATCTTTTACCTATCCCACTCATAGCCTACCACATTCCAAATCAATTCTCCTCACACTCAAGTTCTTCAAAATCATCCACCTGTTAGTCTGAACATGCCACTTGAACCTTAAGTACCATATCATTATTCCACTGCGAAACCATTCACGCTAGACACCGCTGCACAAGAAAAAGTTAAAGTAGGAGAATCCTCCGCACCAATTGACAAGAATCTGTTAAAGAGGTTGGATCGGTTTGATGAGTTCATGAGGAAGAACCAAGGCTTGAGCAAATAAGGAGGTTTGGACTATAATGAATTGTGCCTGTTTCCTGATATGCAGTTGCATGTGGATTTTAAAACAcctaaatttaacaagtatgaCGGAACGAGCAATCCTATGACATATCTCCGAATGTTTGCAAACAAATTAGGAAAGCTAGTAGATGACGAGAATTTGCCAGTTCGATTGTTTCCCGAAAGTTTAGAAGGTGATGCACTGAATTGGTACTCCAATTTGAAGTCTAATGAGATAAGGACATGGTTGGATTTGTCAACCGCTTTTGTAAGacaatatgagtataattgCAAATTTACTCGACGAGGACCACACTTCAGGGGACTAAAAGGAATCCATCTGAGGATCACAAGACCTATGCAAAGCAATGGAGGGAATTGGCTGCCAAGGTTGAACCTCCTatgaatgaagaagaaattgatcGTACGTTTATCAAAACTCATGACTCGccatgttttgagaaaatttttcgCATAACTGGATTCTCATTTGCAGCAATTATTAACAAATTGGAGGAGTATGATGAGTTCGTAAAAGtgggaaagattgttaatgtgtcagTTCTGAAATCGCAATTAGAAGTTTTGTAAAATAAAAGCAACAGTAGCAAGAAATCTCAgttcaaaaagaaagatgggGAAGCTGCATTTGTTTGGGACCAACACCTTTTTTTCCAACCTAAATACCAACAATATCCCATCCATCCATCTCGTTACTCATACCATCCACGTCCTCGACCTGTTTTTCATACCATTATTAATCATTTTCGACCCCGACCAAATTACCCAAATACACAACGACACCGTTTCATATTTCTCAATCTAATTTTCAAATTAGACATTGCCCTTCTTATAATCCAAGACTTGCTTCACCAGCCAATCAgaactacaactatcaaccaaCTAACGATACCCAAAATCCAACCTCATACAGAACTTTCACCAATCTAGGTCGATCCATTGATCAGTTATATGAACAACTCAAAGCCGCAGGAAATATTGATACGatacctcctaaagtctatTCTAGAAGATTTTCCCTTGGTTATGATCCATAATCtttttgtgcttatcattctggagctcctggaCATTCTACTACCAATTGTTGGGGTACTTAAGtataaaattcaagacatgattgaggctAGAGACATAATTTTAAGAAGGAGAGATGAATAAAGGCTGAGTGTTAGCAAGAATCCTCTTCCTACACACAAGGATACTGTTGGAGTTATTACTATTGATGAGGAGATTAAGGAATCTACTCAATACATTGTAGATGAAACTAGGGTAATATGGGTCATTAGATAACCATTCATACTGGAAGAAGAAACCTCCGAGGTCAAGAAAAATGCTGATCCTTTTATTTTAGATGTAATACCTTTTGAATATGAGCCTTCAGAACTTGTGGTACTCGAATTGCCTGAACAAGCGCCTGTTCTTAACCTACAAGAAGTTTCATGAAATTATAGTGAGTCTATTTTATTGATTGGAGGAGAAGAAATGCCAAAGAAGGAGGTGACAGTCGTCACTAGATCTGGAAGAATCATAAGTGAACATGTAGTTAACGAGCCAtcaaaagcaaaggaaaatGTCTAGCTAACAAGACCAGCTGTGACTAAAAAAGAGGCATTCAATTTCCTTAGAATGTTGAATAAAAGTGAGTATAAAGTGATCAAATAATTGGATAAAATGCCCGCTCACATTTCTATGTTGAATCTGCTCTTAATTTCGGAACTTCATAGAGAAGCTCTACTCAAGATGTTAACTGAGACTCAAGTGCTTAAGAGTATTTAGGTTGACAAATTCACCCATATAGTCAAACATGTTTTGGtttcaaatcaaatttctttttctgatGAGAATTTAACTTCTGAGGGAATTGGACATAACAGAGCATTGTATATCTCAGTTTGTTGTAATGAGAAGTTGTTGCCGAGAGTTTTAATAGACAACGGATCTACTTTGAATAtctgtccatggaatactttgGTTAAATTGAAATTTCAAGAAGCTAAACTTCGGCCGTCTGCAACTATGGTGAGGGGATTTGATGGCACAAAAAGAGAATCAACGGGAGAAATGGACTTAGTACTGGAAATAGGACCTGCCCAATTCTAAGTCATGTGCCAAGTCAGGAATTTCTCAAGTGTTTATAATATTCTATTTGGATGACCTTGGATTCACGATTTGAGTGCTATATCATCTTCGCTCCATCAGATATTGAGATTTCTAGTGAATGACCAATTAATCACAGTGTTTGCAGAGGATGATTGTACTATGATCGTTGATTTCGGACCAAATGAGGAAGATGGTAGAAAAGCTTTGGTTTCTTCTCACCATGTGGCTGATATCGTTTCAGTAGGTTGGGTATCTAAAAACAAGTCAGTGGTGGGAATGAATTTGCCAGAAACCAGCGTTATGATGGCTAAAGAAATTATTCAAGGAGGATACGAAATAGGCAAGGGTCTCGGGCATAACTTACAGGGAATACTGGAACCAATAGAGATTCAAGGAAAGAAGGACACCTTTGGACTAGAGTTTCAACCTACTTCTAGGGACAAGAAAGAAATGCTGGATCACAAGAGAgtggaaaaggaaggaaaacaAGTTGTCAGGAGTATCCCACCATTACATTACACTTTTTCCCATCCAACGGAAGTAATTAGAACTGAATTGGACCAGATCGATGAGGTGGATATCGGTTTGTCTAAACTGTTCGTGGGGGTTACTTATGAGGGTGAACCGTCGGAGAATCCAGAATTTTCAAAGGTCTCCAGGGAAGTAATGAAGAATTGGACCATTTATTTTCTTCCCTCTCAAGCTATGAAAGAAATCATTTGCATTGTTCATCTTTTGGCTTtcagttttataaataattttgAATCAAATGTCTTTGCAATACAAGTCTTATGATCAAGTAGTGTATCTTTTGTTAAGTAACGTATTATGACGTTTTGTCctttatttgaaatttaatgAAATACACAGTGTTCatttttcaattgttttacttatGCATTGTTGTatctatttcattctttttcagatggccaaaaataaaatgcatttaccctttggatatcactatttCAAAATTTGATGACTACAATCTCGATATCTCTCACGAATTCGAAATTATAGAATCGAAAATTCAAGACAAGAGCGATAACGAGGAAGAATTTGAGTCTTTGTTAAAGaatcttgaacaatatgaagGGAAATCAAAACCTAACTTAGAAGAAACAGAAATCATTAATATTGGCACTGAGATCGACGTCAAGAAGATAAAAATTAGCATTCATTTGAATAAAAAGCAGAAAAAAGAGATGATTGAATTCTTGACCATGTTTAAAGATGTGTTTCCTTGGTCCTATGATGACATCACGTGTATTTCGACAGATATAGTGGTTCACAAATTGCCAATGGACCCAAATTTTTCACCGGTGAAACAGAAACCTTGCAAATTTAAACCGGACATAAGTCTCAAAATCAAGGAGCAAATTGAGAAGCAACTCAATGCCAGGATTATCATGATATCTCATTATTCTATTTGACTTTCAAATCCAGTCCCCGTCCCGAAGAAAAGTGGAAAGGTAAGGGTATGTGTTGACTACCGAGATTTGATCAAGACTAGTCCGAAAGATGATTTTTCCTTGCCAAACATACATATCTTTTTGGACAATACCGTTGGGAATGAGATCAAGTCTTTTGGCGATTGTTTTTTCGGATACCATCAAATTCTAATGACAGAAGAGGATAGAGAAAAAACTACCTTAATCACTCCATGGGGAACATTTTGTTACTGAGTGATGCCGTTCGAATTGAAAAATGCTGGAGTTACTTATCAAAGGACCATGACTACTTTGTTCCACGATATGATTCATAAGGAGATGAAAGTTtatgtggatgacatcataatcaaaCCCAAGAAAGCGGAGAatcatttggttgatttgaaaaagttatttgaaagatTGAGAAGATATAATTTGAAATTAAATCTTGTGAAGTGCGCTTTCGAGGCTCCTATCGACAAATTATTGGGATTCATTGTCAGTAAAAAaggcatagagatagatccgACAAAGATTAAAGCAATTCGTAAAATGCCCGTGCCAAAAACAGAAAAGGATATGAAGAGTTTCTTGgaaaaaattaatttcattGGCAGGTTCATTGCTCAATTGACTTCTACATGTGAGCCtttgtttaaattattgaaGAAGAATGTACCATTGTATTGGAGTGAAGAATGCCAGCAAGCTTTTGATAAGATCAAGAATTACTTGTTGCACCCTCCAATTTTAGTGCCTCTCAAGCCGGATCGACCTTTGATCATTTACCTGTCTGTGATCGACGAGACTGTGGGATGTGTTTTGGGGCAACATGATGATTCTGGAAAAAGGGGGCAAGTCATTTATTGTCTTAGTAAGAAGTTCACACCTCACGAGGCAAAATACTCATTTCTTGAAAAGAGTTGTTGTGCCTTGACTTGGGCAGCTCAGAAACTGAGGCATTATTTGCTTAGTCACACCACCTATCTTATCTCTCGTTCAAATCCTTTGAAGTACCTATTGGAGAAATCAATGCCAACCGGATGCATGGCTAAATGGCAAATGATCCTTTCTGAATTCGATATCATCTTCACCACGCAAAAGGCAATCAAGGGGCAGGCTATAGCAGATCATTTGGCTGAAAATCTAAGAAAAGATGATTATCAACTGCTTCACACTTATTTTTTGAATGAGGAGGTCCTGTTTGTTGGTACAGCGAAAGATATGAATGAACAATGCCCTGAGTGGAGACTATTCTTTAATGGTAGTGCTTCAAATTCTTTCGAAGTTGGGATCGGAGCTATTCTAGTACCGCCTGAAGGAAAACATTATCCTGGTTTCGCTAAACTGTGATTTTTCTGCACTAACAatatggctgaatatgaaactTGTATTTTTGGATTAAAAATGGCATTGGAGATGGAGATCAAGAATTTAAAAGTGTTCAGTGAATTCGATCTGCTCGTGCATCAAACGTTCAAAGAATGGATAACTCgagattcaaaaattttgtcaTATCATTGCAATTTATTAGATTTGGCAAACAAATTCAGAAGCTTGGAGTTCCGGCATATTCCATGTACTCGAAATAGTTTTGCTGATACTTTGGCCACTTTATCTTCAATGATTCAACATCTAGATGAGTTGGTGATTAACCTATCCAGATTCAATTACAAGAAAAGTCTGCACATTGTCTGGTTATGAAAAATTCTTCTGATAGTCATCCCTGGAGCAGCGATATcaaggaatttctcaaaatcgGGTCCTATCCTCCGGGTGCTGATATGACTGCTAAAAGTTTCTTGTGCAAATTATCATCCAAGTTTTTCTTAAACGGAGTGATGGTATATAAAAGGACGTCAGACTTGGGCCTTCTAAGATGCgttgatgaagatgaaacaGATTATTTAATGAAAGAAATGCACAATGGTGTATGTGGATCATATATGAATGGGCATTTATTGGCAAAGAAGATCATGAGGACAGGATATTTTTGGCTTACTATGAAGCATGATTATGTAGATTTTGTCAGAAAATGCATTAAATGTCTGTTGCTGGAGATGTTATGCACACTTTCCCCACAGAATTACACAGTATGACTGCTCTCTGACCATGTTTAATGTGGGGTATAGATGTAATTGGAACCATTGATCCTCCTGCTTCAAATAGGTATCGATTTATTTTGGTGGCAATTGAATATTTTACCAAATGGGTCGAAAATGAGTCTTACTAGCATGTGACTAAGAAGATGGTGACAGATTTTCTAAGGAAACACATCGTTTGTCATTTTGGCGTGCTAGAGACATTAATCACCGACAATACAAAGAATCTTAACAATGATATGATGGATGGATTATGCGAACAATTCAAAATTAGGCATCAGAATTCTACTATTTATAGACCATagatgaatggagctgtggAGACAGCAAATAAGAACTTGAAAAAGATAATCTGTAAAATGATCGAAAGACATCGTGATTGGCACGAAAAACTCCCCTATGCATTAATGGCATATAGAACTTCTATTCAAATTTCTATTGCGGCAACGGCTTACAACCTTATGTACGGAATGGAAGCAATTTTGCCAGTTGAGGTCGAAATTCCCTCATTGCGCATAATAATGGAGACCAAACTAGATGAAACTAATTGGATTAAACAACATCATGAACAATtatttttgattgatgagaaAAAGTTAAATGCCATTTGTCATGGTCAGTGCTATCAAAAGAGAATGGCCCATGCTTACAACAAGAAGGTCAAACAGCGACTATTCGAAGAAGGAGACAAAGTGTTGAAACGAATTTTGCCAACGCAAGAGGAGGCCAAAGGCAAGTTTGCACCAAGTTGGCAGGGCCCTTCTATCGTCAAGAAGGTATTGCCTGGTGGAGTACTTATTCTcacagaaatggatggacaagtTTTCTCTCAACCGATCAATTCggatatgtgtaagaaatttttCATCTGATAAAtggaagtttcctttcagggttaatgcgaagaatggaatgaaagtcagACATTCTTCATTTCCAAtgaaacattctatccctagttttcccttttgaattttcagaataaattatttcgtttggcaacccctgaggatcgcaaaccccacactggggcaagtttgagttgaaaaaaaagaaaagaaaagtctcaagaggtgaaaagtgatagaagaataaaaggaaaagaaaattaaagaaaagaatctcagttgagaataaattgggataattttagtTTAATCCTAAATAGGGTTAATATGAAAATGCGATTTCAGGTGATTTAAACACTTATAAAATCTGTCTTCAAACCTTAACATTTTCATAGTACCTCACCTGACCACATTATGAAAAactgaaagtcctgacttccgttCTTTGCATCACCtcttttaggaaattttctaatcacaTGGCAAATGATGTTTACGTGCATTCACCAAAATcttacaaaggaaggatcacctTACTGATGCTAGAAATTTTGAATACATATCTAGATTGATAAGAGTTGAAATGGACACTATTCTTcaagtgaaaacccgaaaggacaccttataaaaaatagaaaaaaaagaaaaatggagaaacgatgaaagaaaaagcaaaaaagtgGGGGTAGCtttagtgaaaacccgaaagggcgctaagGTAAGGTTTTATGAGAAAAAGTGAGCTTGGAATTGAATGGCCGGTGACTCAATTCATTTGAATTTCTCTTTACGTTATAGTTTTGTTGCCAGCATTGAACTCCGGAGGGACGATATCTAAAGGGTCAAACGTGGTATTTTGTTTGAGATCAATGAGTTTTGGTTCATCAAACATAAACTTTTGAGTTTACAGGCTCATTTCTCTAAGGTCAATTTTCTTTCAATAAAGGTAAATGG from Coffea eugenioides isolate CCC68of chromosome 8, Ceug_1.0, whole genome shotgun sequence encodes the following:
- the LOC113780341 gene encoding uncharacterized protein LOC113780341, with product MNGAVETANKNLKKIICKMIERHRDWHEKLPYALMAYRTSIQISIAATAYNLMYGMEAILPVEVEIPSLRIIMETKLDETNWIKQHHEQLFLIDEKKLNAICHGQCYQKRMAHAYNKKVKQRLFEEGDKVLKRILPTQEEAKGKFAPSWQGPSIVKKVLPGGVLILTEMDGQVFSQPINSDMCKKFFI